A genomic region of Platichthys flesus chromosome 4, fPlaFle2.1, whole genome shotgun sequence contains the following coding sequences:
- the LOC133951608 gene encoding von Willebrand factor A domain-containing protein 5A-like — translation MQLVSLQKASGCWLLDPALAAAVGKTSEEVEHTKPSAVNQEVWATILALIWLHGFKMDAKPEWELLATKAVSWLRAQNVPSEGVEAGNTLLGCHVQKDAMGL, via the exons ATGCAGCTGGTCTCCCTGCAGAAGGCGTCTGGCTGCTGGCTGCTTGATCCggctctggctgctgctgtgggaaagACCAGCGAGGAGGTGGAGCACACAAAGCCTTCAGCT GTGAACCAGGAAGTGTGGGCCACCATTCTTGCTCTGATCTGGCTTCATGGCTTCAAGATGGATGCTAAGCCAGAGTGGGAGCTTCTGGCTACGAAGGCTGTGTCGTGGCTCCGTGCTCAGAATG TACCATCAGAGGGCGTGGAAGCTGGAAACACACTGTTGGGTTGCCATGTGCAGAAAGACGCCATGGGGCTCTGA